One window of Ictalurus punctatus breed USDA103 chromosome 22, Coco_2.0, whole genome shotgun sequence genomic DNA carries:
- the LOC124626196 gene encoding coagulation factor V, with the protein MSKGQGSNQRSTSVSGQRGGEISKMYDQGLRERDSACPTCKKLSLKEAFFCSQECFKSSCREHKKLHRRARAETQPGIERVTSERPSEVIAPEPQLQVNLVTSELEPEPHKVGSPAELQQEVSVEAPTPGSDVQAQVKSQASEVQVQFQVPEVQVQVKPQVPVKSSLQALKPKSSLQALKPRPSLQALKPRPSLQALKPRPSLQALKPRPSLQALKPRPSLQALKPRPSLQALKPRPSLQALKPRPSLQALKPRPSLQALKPRPSLQALKPRPSLQALKPRPSLQALKPKSSFQALKPRPSLQALKPRPSLQALKPKSSLQALKPRSSLQALKPRPSLQALKPKSSLPSLRSRPSLLIQLTKLC; encoded by the coding sequence atgagcaaaggacagggcagtaaccagcgatccacttcagtttccggcCAACGCGGGGGCGAAATCTCCAAGATGTATGACCAagggctgcgggagagagactcagcttGTCCCACCTGCAAGAAGCTGAGCCTCAAagaagctttcttctgctctcaggaatgcttcaagagcagctgtcgggagcataagaaactccaccggagagcccgtgcagagacccagcccgggatCGAGAGGGTGACCTCGGAGCGCCCATCAGAGGTCATAGCACCAGAGCCCCAGCTGCAGGttaacctggtgacctcagagcttgAACCTGAGCCCCAcaaggtgggctcacctgccgagctccagcaaGAGGTCAGCGTGGAGGCACCAAcaccaggctctgacgtccaagcccaagtcaagtctcaagcttctgaagtccaagtccagtttcaagtccctgaggtccaagtccaagtcaagcctcaagtccctgtcaagtcaagcctccaggctctgaagcccaagtcaagcctccaggctctgaagcccaggccaagcctccaggctctgaagcccaggccaagcctccaggctctgaagcccaggccaagcctccaggctctgaagcccaggccaagcctccaggctctgaagcccaggccaagcctccaggctctgaagcccaggccaagcctccaggctctgaagcccaggccaagcctccaggctctgaagcccaggccaagcctccaggctctgaagcccaggccaagcctccaggctctgaagcccaggccaagcctccaggctctgaagcccaggccaagcctccaggctctgaagcccaggccaagcctccaggctctgaagcccaagtcaagcttccaggctctgaagcccaggccaagcctccaggctctgaagcccaggccaagcctccaggctctgaagcccaagtcaagcctccaggctctgaagcccaggtcaagcctccaggctctgaagcccaggccaagcctccaggctctgaagcccaagtcaagcctcccgtccctgaggtccaggccaagcctgctgatccagttgaccaagctctgctaa